The Micromonospora sp. NBC_01740 genome includes a window with the following:
- a CDS encoding ABC transporter substrate-binding protein: MGTPVSKRVAAVAVAGVLAVAGCSSPTTTSTGAAGAGTLVVATAGEPDALNPVLNYGVDGGSLIFDGLVARDARNELVPALARELPTVSADGRTVTAKLRDGVLFHDGSPFTAQDVVFTYQAVLDPKVDSTLRSDLDMLASVTAPDPSTVVFTLKYAYAPFAQRLALGIVPAKALTGQDINKAEFNRKPVGTGPYRVTSWTPGDRLVLAANESYWGGKPANGGVVVAFVADDNVRAQRMRAGEFDAAELAPKLTTGFDGQAGYRVQRVPTADYRGVMLPMGNPVTADLAVRRALNAAVDRAAMVTGLLGGAGEPAFGPVPPTSEFAEPSIVGRPAADPAAATAALDAAGWKPGPDGIRAKDGRQAAFALMYPATDSLRKELALAVTADAKKVGIKITPEGLTWDAITPRMGSDALVMGYGTPYDPDFVSYKLFGSAFAGQGFFNPGSYRSSVVDKALQDGRANAEPAARKAAYATFQKQLATDMPWVFLTYLQHTYVVKDAVAGVTPRVEPHEHDVANSLWWNIHTWTRKS, from the coding sequence ATGGGTACGCCTGTGTCCAAGCGCGTGGCGGCGGTGGCCGTCGCCGGTGTCCTCGCCGTGGCCGGCTGCTCCTCGCCGACGACCACGTCGACGGGCGCGGCCGGCGCCGGCACGCTCGTCGTGGCGACGGCGGGCGAGCCGGACGCGTTGAACCCGGTGCTGAACTACGGCGTCGACGGCGGCTCCCTGATCTTCGACGGGCTGGTCGCCCGCGACGCCCGCAACGAGCTGGTGCCGGCGCTGGCCCGGGAACTGCCGACCGTGTCGGCGGACGGCAGGACGGTCACCGCGAAGCTCCGCGACGGCGTGCTGTTCCACGACGGCAGCCCGTTCACTGCCCAGGACGTGGTCTTCACCTACCAGGCGGTGCTGGACCCGAAGGTCGACTCCACGCTCCGCTCCGACCTGGACATGCTCGCCTCGGTCACCGCGCCCGACCCGTCGACCGTGGTGTTCACCCTGAAGTACGCCTACGCGCCCTTCGCGCAGCGGCTGGCCCTCGGCATCGTGCCGGCCAAGGCGCTGACCGGGCAGGACATCAACAAGGCCGAGTTCAACCGCAAGCCGGTGGGCACCGGCCCGTACCGCGTGACCTCGTGGACCCCGGGCGACCGGCTCGTGCTCGCGGCCAACGAGAGCTATTGGGGTGGCAAGCCCGCCAACGGCGGCGTGGTGGTGGCCTTCGTCGCCGACGACAACGTACGCGCGCAGCGGATGCGGGCGGGGGAGTTCGACGCGGCGGAGCTGGCGCCGAAGCTGACCACCGGCTTCGACGGGCAGGCCGGCTACCGGGTGCAGCGGGTGCCCACCGCCGACTACCGGGGCGTGATGTTGCCGATGGGCAACCCGGTCACCGCCGACCTCGCGGTGCGGCGGGCACTGAACGCGGCGGTGGACCGCGCGGCGATGGTCACCGGGCTGCTCGGCGGGGCGGGCGAGCCCGCGTTCGGGCCGGTCCCGCCGACGTCGGAGTTCGCCGAGCCGTCGATCGTGGGCAGGCCCGCCGCCGATCCGGCCGCCGCGACCGCCGCCCTCGACGCCGCCGGCTGGAAGCCGGGCCCGGACGGGATCCGTGCCAAGGACGGTCGGCAGGCGGCGTTCGCACTGATGTACCCGGCCACGGACAGCCTCCGCAAGGAGCTCGCCCTCGCGGTGACCGCCGACGCGAAGAAGGTCGGCATCAAGATCACCCCTGAGGGGCTGACCTGGGACGCGATCACCCCCCGGATGGGCAGCGACGCGCTCGTGATGGGCTACGGCACCCCGTACGATCCGGACTTCGTCTCCTACAAGCTGTTCGGCTCCGCCTTCGCCGGCCAGGGCTTCTTCAACCCCGGCTCCTACCGGTCGTCCGTGGTGGACAAGGCGTTGCAGGACGGCCGCGCCAACGCCGAACCGGCCGCCCGCAAGGCCGCGTACGCCACGTTCCAGAAGCAGCTCGCCACCGACATGCCGTGGGTGTTCCTCACCTACCTCCAGCACACCTACGTGGTGAAGGACGCGGTCGCCGGCGTGACCCCCCGGGTGGAGCCGCACGAGCACGACGTCGCCAACAGCCTCTGGTGGAACATCCACACCTGGACGAGGAAGTCGTGA
- a CDS encoding ABC transporter permease codes for MTTPAPTAKTPAPTAAPPPARTTVRRRPRRLAGAGTVVRRRLLVAVPILAATSVGMFALGAASPIDPAQQYAGAAAFTATEENLAQIRANWGVDDPLPVQYLRWVGNLLQGDLGWSTSRHEPVTAVLAARAGWTLLLVGAALALVLVASLLLGTLAAYRRGGWFDRALRATAYAVQSMPVFWIGLAAIALFALTLGWLPAGGLTDITATGTDPADVARHLILPVGVLAIAQMPWFVLFIRDAVADSLRDDHVLAARARGLPGRTVLFGHALRTALLPFLTLVGTHLPELIGGAVLVETVFSLPGLGAVTVQAALGSDFPLLAATTLATTVVVLAANLGTDLAYAAADPRVRLDD; via the coding sequence GTGACGACGCCCGCCCCGACAGCGAAGACCCCCGCCCCGACCGCCGCGCCGCCCCCGGCGAGGACCACCGTCCGGCGCCGGCCGCGGCGGCTGGCGGGAGCCGGCACGGTGGTCCGCCGGCGACTGCTGGTGGCCGTACCCATCCTCGCCGCCACCAGCGTCGGCATGTTCGCCCTCGGCGCGGCCTCGCCCATCGACCCCGCCCAGCAGTACGCGGGCGCGGCGGCGTTCACCGCCACCGAGGAGAACCTGGCGCAGATTCGCGCCAACTGGGGCGTCGACGACCCGCTGCCCGTGCAGTACCTGCGCTGGGTGGGCAACCTGCTCCAGGGCGACCTGGGCTGGTCCACCAGCCGCCACGAACCGGTGACCGCCGTGCTCGCCGCCCGCGCCGGCTGGACCCTGCTGCTCGTCGGCGCCGCCCTCGCCCTCGTCCTCGTGGCGAGCCTGCTGCTGGGCACGCTGGCCGCGTACCGGCGGGGCGGCTGGTTCGACCGGGCGCTGCGCGCCACCGCGTACGCCGTGCAGTCGATGCCGGTGTTCTGGATCGGGCTGGCCGCGATCGCCCTGTTCGCCCTCACCCTCGGCTGGCTGCCGGCGGGCGGGCTCACCGACATCACCGCCACCGGCACCGACCCCGCCGACGTGGCCCGGCACCTGATCCTGCCGGTGGGCGTGCTGGCGATCGCCCAGATGCCGTGGTTCGTGCTGTTCATCCGGGACGCCGTCGCCGACAGCCTCCGCGACGACCACGTCCTCGCCGCCCGGGCCCGGGGCCTGCCGGGCCGCACCGTCCTGTTCGGCCACGCCCTGCGTACGGCCCTGCTGCCGTTCCTCACCCTCGTCGGCACCCACCTGCCGGAGCTGATCGGCGGCGCCGTCCTGGTGGAGACCGTGTTCTCCCTGCCCGGCCTCGGCGCGGTGACCGTACAGGCCGCGCTGGGCAGCGACTTCCCGCTGCTGGCCGCCACGACCCTGGCCACCACCGTCGTGGTGCTGGCCGCGAACCTGGGCACCGACCTCGCCTACGCCGCCGCCGATCCCCGGGTACGCCTCGATGACTGA
- a CDS encoding ABC transporter permease gives MTDLALPARLRRPKPRTGRVGAAVAWAVLVGAGLACLLAPVLWPLDESAVDLARTRLAPSWADPAGTDDLGRDVAHRSLYGLRVSLLVGAVAALVATVIGGLVGAVAGTLGGWVDRVLMRVVDTIAALPHLLLGIFIVAMLRPSLGAVILSIGLTHWLSTARIVRSELLSLRTRPFIDAAISGGASRARVITRHLLPHVLPRLALATTLMVPHAVWHETALSFLGLGLPPHLASIGNMINDGQRSLLTGAWWASIVPGLLLVVVTLALAALTGRWRDRLDPRVRAELHL, from the coding sequence ATGACTGACCTCGCCCTGCCAGCCCGGCTCCGGCGGCCGAAGCCGCGTACGGGCCGGGTCGGTGCCGCCGTCGCCTGGGCCGTGCTCGTCGGCGCGGGCCTGGCCTGCCTCCTCGCCCCCGTCCTCTGGCCGCTCGACGAGAGCGCGGTGGACCTGGCCCGTACCCGGCTGGCGCCATCCTGGGCGGACCCGGCGGGCACCGACGACCTGGGCCGCGACGTGGCCCACCGCAGCCTCTACGGCCTGCGGGTCTCGCTGCTCGTCGGCGCGGTCGCCGCGCTCGTCGCCACCGTGATCGGCGGCCTCGTCGGCGCGGTGGCCGGCACCCTCGGCGGCTGGGTCGACCGGGTGCTGATGCGGGTGGTCGACACCATCGCGGCGCTGCCGCACCTGCTGCTGGGCATCTTCATCGTCGCGATGCTGCGTCCGAGCCTCGGCGCGGTGATCCTGTCGATCGGGCTGACGCACTGGCTCTCCACCGCCCGCATCGTCCGGTCGGAGCTGCTCAGCCTGCGCACCCGGCCGTTCATCGACGCCGCGATCTCTGGCGGCGCGAGCCGTGCCCGGGTCATCACCCGGCACCTGCTCCCGCACGTGCTGCCCCGGTTGGCGCTGGCCACCACGCTGATGGTGCCGCACGCCGTCTGGCACGAGACCGCGCTGTCCTTCCTCGGCCTGGGCCTGCCCCCGCACCTGGCCTCGATCGGCAACATGATCAACGACGGGCAGCGGTCCCTGCTCACCGGCGCCTGGTGGGCCAGCATCGTGCCCGGCCTGCTCCTCGTCGTCGTCACGCTGGCCCTGGCCGCCCTCACGGGCCGGTGGCGCGACCGCCTCGACCCGCGCGTACGAGCGGAGCTGCACCTGTGA
- a CDS encoding ABC transporter ATP-binding protein: MTTTREPTAVRADTAAPAGSAATGDAVAPAGAAADGRPGLLEVDGLTVRFELRDAVVQAVTDLHLTIHPGELLAVVGESGCGKSVLAHALLGLLPGNATVTGHAHLRPPTGAQVDLVNSSERHLARAVRGRAVGLVPQSPATALTPVRTGRRLLEETLRAHGRTRREAPAAAERVADDVGLDPADLDRYPHELSGGMAQRLATALALAPDPPLLLADEPTTGLDRPLVDHTLDLLRRRCDAGGAVLLITHDLAAARRVADTVAVMYASRIVERRPTAELFAAPAHPYTAGLLDARPERAFRPVPGHPPMLTDLPPGCAFAPRCDRATDVCRTPPAPSAGAPARIACHHPLTLGAPA; this comes from the coding sequence GTGACCACCACCCGCGAGCCCACCGCCGTCCGGGCCGACACCGCCGCCCCCGCCGGCAGCGCCGCCACGGGCGACGCCGTCGCCCCGGCCGGTGCCGCCGCCGACGGTCGGCCGGGCCTGTTGGAGGTCGACGGGCTCACCGTCCGCTTCGAACTCCGCGACGCCGTCGTGCAGGCCGTCACCGACCTGCACCTGACGATCCACCCGGGCGAACTCCTGGCGGTGGTCGGGGAGTCCGGCTGCGGCAAGTCGGTGCTCGCGCACGCCCTGCTCGGCCTGCTCCCCGGCAACGCCACCGTCACGGGTCACGCCCACCTGCGCCCGCCCACCGGGGCGCAGGTCGACCTGGTCAACTCCTCCGAGCGGCACCTCGCCCGCGCCGTACGCGGCCGCGCGGTCGGGCTGGTGCCGCAGAGCCCCGCCACCGCCCTCACCCCCGTACGGACGGGCCGGCGGCTGCTGGAGGAGACCCTGCGCGCCCACGGGCGCACCCGGCGCGAGGCGCCCGCGGCGGCCGAGCGGGTCGCCGACGACGTCGGGCTCGACCCCGCCGACCTCGACCGCTATCCCCACGAGCTCTCCGGCGGCATGGCCCAACGCCTGGCCACCGCCCTCGCCCTCGCCCCCGACCCGCCGCTGCTGCTCGCCGACGAACCCACCACGGGCCTCGACCGGCCCCTGGTCGACCACACCCTCGACCTGCTGCGCCGCCGCTGCGACGCCGGCGGCGCCGTCCTGCTCATCACCCACGACCTGGCCGCCGCCCGCCGGGTCGCCGACACGGTCGCCGTCATGTACGCCAGCCGGATCGTGGAGCGGCGGCCGACGGCCGAACTCTTCGCGGCACCCGCCCACCCCTACACCGCCGGCCTGCTCGACGCCCGGCCCGAGCGGGCCTTCCGGCCGGTACCCGGCCACCCGCCGATGCTCACCGACCTGCCTCCCGGCTGCGCCTTCGCCCCGCGCTGCGACCGCGCCACCGACGTCTGCCGCACCCCGCCCGCGCCCTCGGCGGGCGCCCCGGCCCGGATCGCCTGTCACCACCCGCTGACCCTCGGAGCGCCGGCATGA
- a CDS encoding ABC transporter ATP-binding protein, translating into MTSTAGMTSTAGVPSTAGAPAMSSTAGMTTTALAAHEVAVSYGGRRVLDGVDLRVAPGETVGLRGPSGSGKSTLARVLALLHAPEAGHVTLDGHRIVGARHRLPAAVRTRVAILFQSPRAATDPRLGLADIIAEPLRATGTPEAQARARAAELADLVGLTPDLLARRPHAVSDGQLQRACLARALVHRPDYLLCDEATAMLDASTQAHLAAVITDYQREHAAGVLLITHDPALMARWATRVVDLPSPPQP; encoded by the coding sequence ATGACCAGCACTGCCGGCATGACCAGCACTGCCGGCGTGCCCAGCACCGCCGGAGCACCGGCCATGAGCAGCACCGCCGGCATGACCACCACCGCGCTCGCCGCCCACGAGGTCGCCGTCTCCTACGGTGGCCGGCGCGTCCTCGACGGCGTCGACCTGCGCGTCGCCCCCGGCGAGACGGTCGGCCTGCGCGGGCCCTCGGGCAGCGGAAAGTCCACCCTCGCCCGGGTGCTGGCCCTGCTGCACGCCCCCGAGGCCGGGCACGTCACCCTCGACGGCCACCGGATCGTGGGGGCCCGGCACCGGCTGCCCGCCGCCGTCCGTACCCGCGTCGCGATCCTCTTCCAGAGCCCCCGCGCGGCCACCGACCCCCGGCTGGGCCTCGCCGACATCATCGCCGAACCGCTGCGCGCCACCGGCACGCCCGAGGCGCAGGCGCGGGCCCGCGCGGCGGAGCTGGCCGACCTCGTCGGCCTCACGCCCGACCTGCTCGCCCGCCGCCCCCACGCCGTCAGCGACGGGCAGCTGCAACGCGCCTGCCTCGCCCGCGCGCTCGTGCACCGGCCGGACTACCTGCTCTGCGACGAGGCCACCGCCATGCTCGACGCCTCCACCCAGGCGCACCTCGCGGCCGTCATCACCGACTACCAGCGGGAGCACGCCGCCGGGGTCCTGCTCATCACCCACGATCCGGCGCTGATGGCCCGCTGGGCCACCCGGGTGGTCGACCTGCCGTCCCCGCCGCAGCCCTGA
- a CDS encoding bifunctional copper resistance protein CopD/cytochrome c oxidase assembly protein translates to MPDTTSRPAQPARGPDADAVATTPPGDAGPVAGPPGAGVRPGSRGRGAWLVPVAAVASAVAVLLLGLRAGDALAVAIPGLPDPGPVTAWALPVVRLLADGLATLTVGMLVTAAFLLPGDGRSVSAYGWLLLRRAGTAAAGWAVAAVTLIVLTVSDLLGVPVDGLGAPTVVSFATSISQGQALLLQAGLALTVAVLARAGVSRGLAAVTALVALVGVLPPAFTGHAAGAGNHQIAVSSLALHVLAAALWVGGLVALLMVRRSRQLADAAHRYGRLALGCFVAVAVSGSANAAVRLGDVAQLWQSRYGWLVLGKLVALAVLGTLGAVHRSRTLPALRTGRRGAFARLAAGEVVVFAATVGLAVALSRSPTPVTQDPLDADPITELLGFPMPAAPTPERLVGQPLPDMFFLTLTVLGIGGYLAGVWRLHRAGHRWPLARTASWSAGLLLLAAVTNLGVARYAYVLFSAHMVQHMVLSMLVPILLVGGAPVTLALRALRRPADPQVRGAREWLLLVLHSRPARLLTHPLVALGIYAGSLFGLYLSDLLGTLMRSHLGHLAMLTHFVVAGYLLFWVLIGVDPGRPRLPHPILVIIHLAAMMAHGFFGLVLMQTTSVIAPDWYVAVHPDWASSLLEDQRLGAGIAWAFGEIPAAIVLVVLVRQWIRADRREQARLDRAAARAEATGEPDDLAHYNSFLAAAGRADAADSGGSAATSARTP, encoded by the coding sequence GTGCCAGACACCACCTCCCGCCCCGCCCAGCCCGCCCGGGGCCCGGACGCCGACGCCGTGGCGACGACGCCGCCCGGTGACGCCGGGCCGGTCGCGGGCCCGCCCGGCGCCGGCGTCCGTCCCGGCTCCCGGGGGCGAGGCGCGTGGCTCGTACCCGTCGCGGCCGTGGCGTCGGCGGTGGCCGTACTCCTACTCGGTCTGCGGGCCGGCGACGCGCTCGCGGTCGCGATCCCCGGGCTGCCGGATCCGGGGCCGGTCACGGCGTGGGCGCTGCCCGTGGTCCGGCTGCTCGCCGACGGCCTCGCCACCCTGACGGTCGGGATGCTGGTGACGGCGGCCTTCCTGCTGCCCGGCGACGGGCGGAGCGTCTCGGCGTACGGCTGGCTGCTGCTGCGCCGCGCGGGCACGGCGGCGGCGGGCTGGGCGGTGGCCGCGGTGACGCTGATCGTGCTGACGGTCTCGGACCTGCTCGGCGTCCCCGTGGACGGGCTCGGCGCCCCCACCGTGGTCAGCTTCGCCACCTCGATCTCGCAGGGGCAGGCGCTGCTGCTCCAGGCGGGGCTGGCGCTGACGGTGGCCGTGCTGGCCCGGGCGGGCGTGTCGCGCGGGCTCGCCGCCGTGACGGCGTTGGTCGCGCTGGTCGGGGTGCTGCCGCCGGCGTTCACCGGGCACGCCGCCGGGGCGGGCAACCACCAGATCGCGGTGTCCAGCCTCGCCCTGCACGTGCTGGCCGCCGCCCTCTGGGTCGGCGGGCTGGTGGCGCTGCTGATGGTCCGCCGCAGCCGGCAGCTCGCCGACGCCGCCCACCGGTACGGCCGCCTCGCTCTGGGCTGCTTCGTGGCCGTCGCGGTGAGCGGATCGGCCAACGCGGCCGTACGCCTCGGCGACGTCGCCCAGCTCTGGCAGTCCCGGTACGGCTGGCTGGTCCTCGGCAAGCTCGTCGCCCTGGCGGTCCTGGGCACCCTGGGCGCCGTGCACCGGTCGCGGACCCTGCCGGCCCTGCGTACGGGTCGACGCGGCGCGTTCGCCCGGCTTGCCGCCGGCGAGGTGGTCGTGTTCGCCGCCACCGTCGGGCTGGCGGTGGCGTTGTCCCGCAGCCCCACCCCGGTGACGCAGGACCCGCTCGACGCCGATCCGATCACCGAGCTGCTCGGCTTCCCGATGCCCGCCGCGCCGACCCCGGAACGCCTGGTGGGCCAGCCGCTGCCGGACATGTTCTTCCTGACCCTCACCGTCCTCGGCATCGGCGGCTACCTGGCCGGGGTGTGGCGGCTGCACCGGGCCGGGCACCGCTGGCCGCTGGCCCGGACCGCGAGCTGGTCGGCCGGTCTGCTGCTGCTGGCCGCCGTCACCAACCTGGGCGTGGCCCGCTACGCGTACGTGCTGTTCAGCGCCCACATGGTGCAGCACATGGTGCTGTCGATGCTGGTGCCGATCCTGCTCGTCGGCGGCGCCCCGGTCACCCTCGCGCTGCGCGCCCTGCGTCGCCCCGCCGACCCGCAGGTCCGTGGTGCCCGGGAGTGGCTTCTGCTGGTGCTGCACAGCCGGCCCGCGAGGCTGCTCACCCATCCTCTGGTCGCGCTGGGCATCTACGCCGGCAGCCTCTTCGGTCTCTACCTGAGCGACCTGCTCGGCACGCTGATGCGCTCCCACCTCGGCCACCTGGCCATGCTCACGCACTTCGTGGTCGCGGGGTACCTGCTGTTCTGGGTGCTCATCGGGGTCGATCCGGGCCGGCCGAGGCTCCCCCACCCCATCCTGGTGATCATCCACCTCGCGGCGATGATGGCGCACGGCTTCTTCGGCCTCGTGCTGATGCAGACCACCAGCGTCATCGCGCCGGACTGGTACGTCGCCGTCCACCCCGACTGGGCGTCGTCGCTGCTGGAGGACCAGCGGCTGGGCGCGGGCATCGCCTGGGCGTTCGGGGAGATCCCCGCCGCGATCGTGCTGGTCGTGCTGGTCCGCCAGTGGATCCGCGCCGACCGGCGGGAGCAGGCCCGCCTCGACCGGGCCGCCGCCCGAGCCGAGGCCACCGGCGAGCCGGACGACCTGGCCCACTACAACTCGTTCCTCGCCGCCGCCGGCCGCGCCGACGCCGCCGACTCCGGTGGTTCCGCCGCGACGTCGGCCCGTACCCCGTAG
- a CDS encoding copper resistance CopC family protein has translation MHIPSRRPTVAALVAAALAAALLLVPAAPAAAHNTLRAASPADGDRLTTPPTRVTLEFAQRLDPTFTTIALTDAARRKIPTGGPTVDGTKGTVTVDETLGEGTYTVAYRIVSADGHPVQGSYRFTVAGGGDTTGGAGTATGAVTDPPAAAASAAAAPTAAAAPTAAAAPPAAGSVDPAAATGSGGLGTGGVLLAAGVLVAVLGGTALLLRRRRETR, from the coding sequence ATGCACATCCCGTCCCGCCGCCCGACCGTCGCGGCCCTCGTCGCCGCCGCGCTGGCCGCCGCGCTGCTGCTCGTACCGGCCGCCCCCGCCGCCGCGCACAACACGCTGCGGGCCGCCAGCCCCGCCGACGGCGACCGCCTGACGACACCACCGACGCGGGTCACGCTGGAGTTCGCGCAGCGGCTCGACCCGACCTTCACCACCATCGCGCTGACCGACGCCGCCCGGCGGAAGATCCCCACCGGCGGGCCCACCGTCGACGGGACGAAGGGCACGGTGACCGTCGACGAGACGCTGGGCGAGGGCACCTACACCGTCGCCTACCGGATCGTCTCCGCCGACGGGCATCCGGTGCAGGGGTCGTACCGGTTCACCGTCGCCGGCGGCGGCGACACCACCGGCGGGGCGGGCACGGCGACCGGGGCGGTCACCGATCCGCCGGCCGCCGCCGCGTCTGCCGCCGCCGCACCGACCGCTGCCGCGGCCCCGACCGCTGCTGCCGCCCCGCCGGCCGCCGGGTCGGTCGACCCCGCCGCCGCGACCGGCTCCGGCGGCCTCGGGACGGGCGGCGTGCTGCTGGCCGCCGGGGTCCTGGTCGCCGTCCTCGGCGGGACCGCGCTGCTGCTGCGCCGGCGCCGCGAGACCCGCTGA
- a CDS encoding zf-HC2 domain-containing protein has product MGCEQWREVLSAQLDGEETAAERTAVAAHLAGCAGCRTWYDRATAVTRRARLSVAVAGDDRTDAILGALPAPAPRRRRERVVLTLRAVLGLVGALQLVLGLAQIGRGTASAHAHAATGGLMSGHLWHESAAWNVAVGAGFLFVAARRTPPTGLVPMLSAFVGMLALLSVNDLLTGRVDTARLVSHGFLLAGYVIVVALSRPGLRPDGPARRSRPDEPRWSLPADEPTEAPGLRLLPSPYPGSAHVSDRRAA; this is encoded by the coding sequence ATGGGGTGTGAGCAGTGGCGTGAGGTGCTGTCGGCGCAGTTGGACGGGGAGGAGACCGCCGCCGAGCGGACAGCCGTGGCGGCCCACCTGGCCGGCTGCGCCGGCTGCCGGACGTGGTACGACCGGGCCACGGCGGTGACCCGCCGGGCGCGGCTGTCGGTCGCCGTCGCCGGTGACGACCGCACCGACGCCATCCTCGGCGCGCTGCCCGCCCCGGCTCCGCGCCGCCGGCGGGAACGGGTCGTGCTCACGCTGCGGGCGGTCCTGGGCCTGGTCGGGGCGCTGCAACTCGTGCTGGGCCTGGCGCAGATCGGACGCGGCACGGCGAGCGCCCACGCACACGCGGCGACCGGCGGGCTGATGTCGGGGCACCTGTGGCACGAGTCGGCGGCGTGGAACGTCGCCGTGGGCGCGGGCTTCCTCTTCGTGGCCGCCCGGCGCACCCCGCCGACCGGACTGGTGCCGATGTTGAGCGCCTTCGTCGGCATGCTGGCGCTGCTGTCGGTCAACGACCTGCTGACCGGGCGGGTGGACACCGCCCGGCTGGTCAGCCACGGCTTCCTGCTCGCGGGCTACGTCATCGTCGTCGCCCTGTCCCGCCCGGGGCTGCGCCCCGACGGCCCGGCGCGGCGCAGCCGCCCGGACGAACCCCGCTGGAGCCTGCCCGCCGACGAGCCCACGGAGGCACCGGGGCTGCGGCTGCTCCCGTCGCCGTATCCCGGCTCCGCCCACGTCTCCGACCGCCGCGCGGCCTGA
- a CDS encoding sigma-70 family RNA polymerase sigma factor — MADDAELTAWALAAGRGDRTAAACFVRATQQQVRRFLAALVAPREADDLTQETFLRAMRSLPSYAGRSSTRTWLLAIARRVAADHVRTVTSRPRTVPMPDGYDVPDPARSGFDRQVVLERLIAALPRDRREAFVATQVLGLSYAEAAEVCGCPVGTIRSRVARAREDLVAAAHGWSEPDAGRGGDATG; from the coding sequence ATGGCTGACGACGCGGAGCTGACCGCGTGGGCGCTGGCCGCCGGCCGGGGTGACCGGACGGCCGCCGCCTGCTTCGTCCGGGCGACGCAGCAGCAGGTCCGCCGCTTCCTCGCCGCGCTGGTCGCGCCCCGCGAGGCGGACGACCTGACCCAGGAGACCTTCCTGCGAGCGATGCGGTCGCTGCCGTCGTACGCCGGACGCTCCTCGACGCGGACGTGGCTGCTCGCCATCGCCCGCCGGGTCGCGGCGGACCACGTCCGTACCGTCACGTCACGGCCGCGCACGGTGCCGATGCCCGACGGGTACGACGTCCCCGACCCGGCGCGCAGCGGCTTCGACCGGCAGGTCGTGCTCGAACGCCTCATCGCGGCGTTGCCCAGGGACCGGCGGGAGGCGTTCGTCGCCACCCAGGTGCTGGGCCTGTCCTACGCCGAGGCCGCGGAGGTGTGCGGCTGCCCGGTGGGCACCATCCGCTCCCGGGTGGCCCGGGCCCGGGAGGATCTGGTCGCCGCCGCGCACGGCTGGTCGGAGCCGGACGCGGGCCGGGGCGGCGACGCCACCGGTTGA